The DNA segment GGAGATGCTGGAGAAGGCGGGTAGGTCGGGGTGCAGCGTGGTAGGCTTGTCTGTATACAGGGGTTCTGTGGTTGCCTGGAGGCGTGGTGAGCCGCTGGGCGGTGTGGTTACCTGGATGGATTCCCGGGGGCTGGAGGAGTACTCGAGACTCCCTCCCCTTGCCAGGCTGGCCTCGAAGACACCTGTGTTGGGGAAGGCCTTACAGCCTGGGTCCCCGGCGCTCGTGATTAGGCGGCTATGGCTTAGCCACCCCGGCGCCAGGGTTTGGAGTGTTGACGGTTTCCTTTCAGACTTGTTAACCGGGGAGTTTACAAGCGACCCAGGCCAGGCCGCCCTAACAGGCCTGATAAGCCCCTACAGCCTCAAACCCCTAGCCTCCGTCATCCGGCTCCTAGGCTTGGGGGGGCTGGAGCTGCCGAGGCTCCACTTCCACGATACCCCTCTATCCCGTGTTGACGGTGTGGCTGTGGGGCCTATGGTTGCCGACCAGCAGGCGGCTTCAATAGGGCTGGGGTGCCTGAGGGCGGGGTGCGCCAAGGCCACTCTCGGCACCGGGCTCTTCATAGACGCCCCCCTTGAGGGTGGTCTGCCGCTCTTCACCGGGGATCTCATACCCGTGGTTAACCTCGCCCTCCCCGGGAGGGTGTGCTACGGTCTCGAGGGTTTCGCCGCCGGGGTTGGAATGGTTTTCGACGCCTTCGCCAGAGTACTAGGCGGGTTCGGGGTGCTGGAGGAGAAGGCTCTAGAGCCGGGGGACCCCGCGCCGGTAGTGCCCGTGCTCGCCGGGTTGAGGACCCCATATAGGCCCCTCCTACGTGGCGCTGTCCTCGGGGTTTCGCCCGGCTTTACCGCCGCCTCCCTTGCGAAGGGTCTTATACTCGGCACGCTGCTTACCCTCCTCACAATATACAGGGAGCTAGCCGGGAGAGTGGGGGGGTTTCGGGAGCTCAGGATTGGGGGAGGCCTCTCCAGGCTCGGACTCCTAGCTTCCTCCATAGCCTCCGCCGTAGGAGTCAGGGTGTATAGGAGCGTCGACTATAACGACTCGGCCCGCGGCGCCGCCCTAGTGGCTGGCTATGCATCCGGCGTGGTATCTAGGCAGGACCTTCTAAACCCTCCCGTCAGCCTAGTTGAGGTGGAGCCCCTGGAGGGGCTTAGGCTGAGTGGTGTTGACGCTTGGCTCGGCTTGGTGGATGCCCTGGCCTCGAAAGACTTCTGGAAGAGGTTGGAAGAGATCCGGAGGTCGAGCTGGGAGAGATAGCCACTCCCGAGGAGGTTGTACCCGAGTTCAGCAGGTGGCCCAGGCCGCTGGACATGTGGCCCCTGTGGCTGCTCCTCCTCGAGAGGGGCTACAGGCCCCGGGCCGTCGTAGCCAGGCCGAGGAGTAGGATGGCTGTCGAAAGGATTGTGGAGGCAGCCGCAGCATCCGGCGGCTGCCTGGTTCCCCGGGGTGGCGGTTCAAACGTCGTGGGCGCCTCACCCCCCATCGGCTGCTGCCTAGTACTAGACCTGACGGGGCTGGACAGGGTAATCTGGTTCAGCGGCGAGGACCTGGCGATCCATGTGGAGGCTGGGGCCCGTGTCTCCCAGGTGGAGGAGTGGCTCAACACCAGGGGGTACACCCTAGGCTACCACCCCCAGTCGGAGAGGCTGGCTACAATAGGAGGCTCAATAGCCATGCTCGGCTCCGGCGCCCTGGCCCCGGGGCTGGGTAACATAGAAGACATTGTTCTATGGCTGGACGCGGTAATACCGGGTCTGGGGACCGTCACGCTAGGCTCCCGCAATAGCCCCCGGGGCTGGGAGGGGCCGGGTGTTAAACACCTTCTCATAGGGTCTGAGGGCTCCCTGGGAGTCATAGTATCCGCGGGGCTCAAGGTCAGGCCGCTGCCAGAGTTCACAGCCGCCGTAGCCTACAGGCTCCCAGGCTTCCGCGAGGGTCTCAAGGCTGCTAGAAGGCTCACACTATGGGGTGGCGTCAGGCTCCTGAGGCTCCTAGACCCCAGTGAGGCTGGCCTGCTCTACGGCGTCGACGGCGCGGTTCTCATGGTAGAGTTTGAGGCTCCCGACAAGGGGCTGCTGGAGGCTATGGAGGGCTATGTTGAGAAGGTCGCGTCGGAAAGCGGCGGTTCGAGGGTCGAGGGTGTCTACGAGAGGTGGGCTAGGGCGAGGTACATGTACGACGAGCACTTCAGACAGCTCTGGAGCGCCGGGCTGTGGGTCGACACTATAGACACCGCGGCACCCTGGAGCAGGGCCGAGGAGCTTAATAGGAGCCTCATAGAGGGGCTCTCCCGCGTTCCCGGCGTCGTGGCCGTGACAAGCCACGCAGGCCACTTCTACACTGGAGGCGCCGCCCTCTACCACACAGTGGTTATGGAGAGGAGGCTAGACACCTACTGGAGGGTCTGGGCCGCGGCGGCAAGGACTGTGGAGCGCCTGGGCGGCTCCCTCAGCCACCAGCACGGCTGGGGACTGGTTAGGAAGCCCTATCTAGGCCTTCTCGGCGACAACTACAGGCTGTTCTGCCGGGTCAAGGAGACTCTTGACAGCAGCGAGGTCCTCAACCCCCACGGCCTGCCGTCGAGGTGCGGGAGGCTTGGACAGGTTTGACGTGGCGGTGGTGGGAGGCGGGGTTGTGGGCCTGTTCACCGCCCTAAACCTAGCCTGGAGTGGCTATAGCGTTGTGGTTGTTGAGGAGATGGAGAGGGTCATGGGGGGTGTCAGCGCCAGGAGCGCCAACGTCATACACGTCCTCCAAACCCCCTTCTCCAGCCTAAAATCTAGGCTATGCGTCGAGGGGAACAGGCTTCACTACCGTCTCTCACCCGAGCTAGGCTACAGGGTGGTCGAGGCTCCCCTGATACTCGCCTATAGGGAGAGGTATAAGGCGCCTGCTGCAGCCGCTGTTGCCAGGCTGCTCCCCAGGCTTATACCCAAGCCGTTGCACGAGCCGTCGGGCCCCGAGATTAGGGTTGCACATGTGAAAGGCCCCATGCTTAGGGACCTCGAGCCCGGGCTCTCCGACGATGTCCTGGGGGGTGTAGTAGTCCATGGATATGGAGTCGTAGATTACAGTGGCCTCTCCTCGAGCCTTGAGAAGAGGGTGCGGAGGCTGGGGGAGATACTTGTCTCCTCGCCACTCACCTCGGCGGAGGAGAGGAGCGGGTGGATGGTGCTAGAGGCGGGCGAGTCTACATTAGCTTCTAGGGCCGTCGTAAACGCGGCCGGCCTTAAGAGCCACCTTGTCGCCAGGCTTCTCGGCGATAGGGTTCCAGAGCAGACGCCGGTGAGGGGCGTGATGAGCCTCCACCGGAGGCCCAGGCTGAGGAGTATAGTGGCCCCGCTGGAGCTGAGGAGGGGCGAGACTAAGGGTGGGGGCGCGATACCTCAGGCTGACGGCAGCCTCCTATTAGGCCCAAACAACGCTGGCCCCACTGTAATCGGCGACGAGTCCTACACCCGCGAGGACCTGGAGTGGCTCCGGCTAAGGTTCCAACCCCTCCTCGCCGAGGCTGTGGAGGAGCCGGATAGAGTGGTTGTGGGTCTGAGGCCTGTAGCCCCCGGTAGAGACTTTTTGGTGGTGAGGGGGAGGGGGAGGGCTGTGCACCTGGTGGGCATCGAATCCCCCGGGCTGACCGCAGCCCCCGCCCTGGCCGTGAGGGTAGCCCGCGTGGTTGACGAGCTGCTGGGGGGGAGGCGGTGAACCCTCAAAAGGATGCTTCCAACCGCCCCCGCCCAGGTTCGGCTTCTAGAGACCGCTCAAATACTGGTTTAACCCCACATATACCTCGGTGCGGGTTTTGGAGAACGGCTTCAACCTCCTCCCGCCCGATAGGGCGGAGTCTATAAGGCTTATCCAGGTTTCCGTCAGGAGGCTTGCCGAAAAGTTCGGCTCTAAATACTGGATGGAGAGGGATGAGAGGAGGGAGTACCCCCTGGAGTTTGTCGAGGCCCTCGAGAAGGGTGGCTTCATGGCTGCCAACGTTCCTGAGGAGTATGGAGGAGCTGGCTACGGGCTTTTCGAGGTTGCTGCTATACTGGAGGAGCTGGCCGCCACAGCTGGGGGGACCGCTGCCTCCAGCTCGGTACACGCTGCCTACTTCAACGCCCATATACTGGCTAAGTATGGGGGCGAGAGTGTTAAGGCTAGGTATCTCTCGGAGATAGCCCGGGGTAGACTCAGGTTCCAGGTTTTCGCAGTGACCGAGCCGCACTCAGGCTTCAACACGCCCAGGATATCAACCTTCGCCAGGAGGGAGGGGGACTACTATATACTCCGGGGGCAGAAGATATTCATTTCGAGGCTTAGACACTCGGACCTCGGCATAGTGGCCGCCCGGGTGGTGCCATACGAGGAGGCGCCGAGGAAGACGCTGGGTATAGCCCTCTTCCTCGTCGACCTTAGGGAGGCCAAGGGGAGGCACCTCAGATTCGAGGATGTGCCCAACAACCTCAGGAGGTTTGTAGACACCAGCATAGTATACATCGAGGACCTCCCAGTACCGGCGGAGAACGTTCTCGGAGACCCTATGAAGGGGTTCTACATACTGATGGAGGAGGCAAACGCTGAGAGAGCCTTCATAGCGGCCCAGTGCGTCGGCTCAGGCAGGTGGGTCATCGAGAAGGCGGTGGAGTATGCCCGGGAGAGGATAGTGTTCCCCCCGGATCCCATAGCAAAATACCAGGGTATCCAGTACCCCCTTGCGGACGCGTGGCTGAGGCTTGAGGCTGGAGACGCGCTTAAGGAGAAGGCGCTCCACGCGCTGGAGTCGGGTGCAGAGAGGCGTGTGGCAGGCTACTACGCCAACGCGGCCAAGTATATAGCGTGCGAGGCCTGCTACCAGGCCGCTAGGATGGCTATGTGGACCATGGGGGGCTATGGGTATAGCGTGGAGATGGATGTTGAGAGGCACTGGAGGGGGGCGGAACTGTTCGCCGGGGTTGGCCAGGTGTCTCCACACATGATCCTTAACTTTGTTGCAACCAAAGTGCTGGGGATGCCCAGGTCCTACGGCGAGTAGGCTCCGGGTGGCAGCCGTGGCTGGACCTAGCTGGGCGGCCTGGGGCGAGGAGGGGCCGTACTTCGAGGACTTCAGAGTCGGAGACAGGTTCTGGAGCTGGCCATGCAAAACACTTAGAGAGTCCGACAACACGCTCTGGACGGCGGTTACAGGCGATTCGACACCTCTATACGTAGACAAGGAGTACGCAGGGAGGGCTGGACACAGGGATACCCCTATACACCCGGTTCTCGTCCTCGCCCTAACAGCCTCCCTAGCGGTTAGGTACACCAGCATTAACAGCATGGCGTTCCTCGGGGCGGAGTACATGAGGATACACAAGCCTGTCTACCCGGGCGACACGCTCTGCGTGGAGACGGAGGTAGCGTACAAGAGGGAGTCTAGGTCCCGGCCTGACACAGGCATTGTAGTCTGGGTGCATAGGGCGTATAGCCAGAGTGGCGAGCTTGTAGCCGAGGTGAAGAGGGCTAACCTGGTCTACAGGAGGGGGAGAGCCCCGAGGTGGTGGCCCGTTGGAGAGGGTGGCGGCAAGCCTTAGAAACAAGATAGTGGACCCCGAGGACGCCGCCCGCCTCGTACCCAGGGGCGGGGCGGTGGCTTTCGCCGGCATGGGGGGAACAGCATACTCCAAGGCATTTGTGAAGGCCCTGAAGGATAGGGCCGAGAGGGAGGGGCCTCTAGACCTAGCAGTGTACTCTGCGGGCACGACAGGCCCGGAGCATGAGGAGAGTCTCGCTGCAGCGGGTATCAGGAGGAGGATACCGTACGGGGCTTCCAGCCCGGCGACTAAGAGGCTTGTAAACGAGGGCGGGTTTGAAGCTTGTGACATGAGCCTCTATAAATACTCGAGGCTGCTGAGGCTAGGTGTCATAGGCGTGGTTGACGTAGCGGTTGTGGAGGCCACGGCTGTTTTTGATGATGGCTTAGTGTTGTCGAACAGTGTAGATGCCGCCCCAGCCATGGTGGAGGCGGCGGAGAAGGTGGTGGTCGAGGTTCACACTGCCAAGCCTGTACTACACGGGCTGCACGACATTTTCTACCCGGAACCGGGGAGAGGTGTGCCGCCTCTGGAGAGCGTGGCAGGCAGGCTCGGCAGCAGGCTACTCAAAATACCTTGGTCAAAGCTAGCGGCCATAGTACTCTCGAGGGAGGGCGAGGTGGGCAGCAGGCATTACCGGCCCCCAGACTCTATGGACGCGAGGGTCGCGGAGAACATAGCGGAGTTCCTAAGGGGGGAGGCCCAGAGAGACCCTCGGATCCGGGGCAGGCTCTCAACTCTACAGCCTGGAGCGGGGCTGGTAGCCACGGTGCTGGCGGACTACTCAGGCGACCTAGGCTTCCGGGTGAGGATATGGGGCGAGGTAGCGCCTATCCAGTGGGTCGCCAGGCTTGGGGAGAATGTTGAAGCCGTCTCCGCCTCGGTAGTCTACTCCGTCTCGGGGGACGAGGGGCTCTGGAGCTGGTTTTTCAGCGATTACGGGGAGCTGTCTGGAAGGCTCGTTCTGAGGCCCTATGAGGTGACTAACAGCCCCGAGGTCCTCACCAGGTTCTACCACATGGTCGTACAGCAGGCTATAGAGGTTGACATCTACGGCCACGCCAACGTCTCACACATAGACTCAAGACTCTACGCCGGGGTCGGGGGCTCCGTGGACCACGCATGGAGCAGTTATCTAACCATACTAGCCCTACCCTCCATAACCAGCAAGGGCATACCCAGAATAGTCCCCCTCACAGCCCACGTCGACTCGACGGAGCACGACGTTGACGTCATAGTTACAGAGCAGGGGTGGGCGGACCTACGGGGCCTGTCGCCCAGGGAGAGGGCAGAGTCGATAATAGACTGCTGCGCCCACCCTAGCTACGCCGATGGGCTTCGGAGGTACCTGGAGAAGGCTGGCAGGGAAGGGGGCCACCAGCCCTACAGCCTAGAGGCAGTCCTAGAGTTCATGAGAGAATACGGGAAGGGGGGTTGAGGGGGTTATGTGGAGGAGCATGCTATACGTCCCGGGAGTAGACGAGAGGAAGCTCCGTAAGTCGACTACGATTGAGGCCGACGCGGTTATCATAGATCTCGAAGACTCCGTGCCACAGGGCAGGAAGGAGGAGGCTAGGAGGCTCGTGGAGACGCTCCTAGGAGAGCTCGAGTGGGGGAGCGACGTCTGCGTGAGGATCAATAATCCGGCCAGCAGAGAGGGGCTCAGGGATTTAGCGGCTGTCACACGCTGGGAGACTGTCTCGTGCCTCCTCGTGCCTAAAGCCGAGGCCAGGCTAGACCAGGTGTACGGGGCTACTGGCAAGAGTTTAGTTGCTATAGTGGAGACGGCCCGCGGCCTGCTTAGGGTTGAGGAGGTGGCCTCTAGCGAGGGCCTCGTGGCCCTAAACTGGGGCCCCGCAGACCTGGCAGCGAGCCTGGGAGCTAGTGTGGACCCCCTGGACTCGGGGATCTACACGCCCATACTACGGCTCACCATAGCAGCGGCCGCGAGGGCATACGGTCTGGAGCCCCTTGACAAGGTCTACTTTAAGGTGGGGGATCTCGAGGGTCTGGGGAGGGAGTGTCTCGAGGCAAAGGCCCTGGGGTACAGCGGGAAGACCGTTATACACCCTAGCCACGTCCCCATCGCCAACGAGGCTTTCACACCCACGAAGGAGGAGGTTGAGAGGGCTAGGTTGGTGGTTGAGGCCTACGAGGACGCGGTGAGGAGGGGCTTGGGGGCTGTTGCCCTCGAGGGGGAGCTTGTGGACGCGGTTCACTATAGGCTAGCTCTGAACGTGCTGCGAAGGGCTTCTAGGATAGGCAAGGTCGAGGAGTCGATGCGGCGGGAGAACCGGGGGGAGGGACAGGCTTGAGAAGGGGATGGCGTCTAGCCGTGGCGGCTCTGAAGCAGTGTTCAACCCTCCACTTTTAATTCTGGCAGGGGTGGAGAGAATGGAGGTGGTCTTGAGGCCTATAGGATTCGTGAGGCACGGGCTGCCCGACGATAGCGTCAAGAGCAGCCTAGAGGGGGTCCAGGGTTTTATCGAGGTCCTCCCCGAGTACACTCCCGGGCTGGATGGTCTAGAGGGCTTCTCCCACATAGTCGTTATAGCGTACCTCCACAAGGCTAGAGGCCGATCTCTCAAGGTGAAGCCTCGGGGGCTCCTCCGGCTTGGCTTCAGGCTCGAGGACCTCCCGGAGGTCGGCGTTTTCGCCACCGACTCGCCATCAAGGCCCAACCCCCTTGCACTCACAATCGCCAGGCTCCACGGCATAGAGGGGGGCAGGCTTAGGGTTTCAGGCCTTGACCTCTACGACGGAACCCCGGTCCTCGACATAAAGCCCTACACACCCTCCAGGCGGGTTGAGGACCTAAGCCTCCCCCTCTGGTATAAGCGGCTGATGGAGGAGGCGGCCAGGAGAGACCCGCGGGTTAGGGAGCTGTAGCCCCAAGGCCGTAGAACGTCTTTTCCCTCCCTAGCCCCTACACTTTGTGGTGGTGACTAGGCTTGGCCAGGTTCTTCGTGTCCGTTGATGCGGAAGGCATGCCCTACAGCCCCAGTAGGGTTATGATGATGCCCGGCGACCCTCTCTACGGGGAGCTTAGGAGGATTATGACCAGGGTTACCAACATCGTCGTGGAGGAGCTCTTCGCCTCGGGGGCCGAGGGCGTTGTTGTTGCAGACAGCCACGGCGCCATGGTCAACCTTGACCCCTTCGAGATAGACGGTAGGGCGGAGCTCGTAAGGGGGTTTCCACGGCCCCTCGCAATGATCAACGGGGCGAGGGGCTGTAGGGCGGCCCTCTTCATAGGCTATCACGGAAGCCCCCAGTCAGGAGGCGTCCTGGGCCACACGTACGCGGGGAGAATATTGCAGAGGGTCAAGGTCCAGGGGAGCGAGGCTGCAACTGAATACCTGCTAAACACCTACGCACTCGGCGAGATGGGAGTGCCAGTTGTTGCTGTGGCTGGGGACTCGGTGCTGGAGGAGGAAGTGAGGCGGCACACGCCTTGGGCTAGGTTCGTCGCGCTCAAGAGGCCAGCCTCCTCCCTAGCGGACGTGACTCCCCCCTGGCGTATGTTTGAGGAGAGCCTCAGGAGGGCTGTTAGGGAGGCGGTAGCCGGAGAATCTCTGGAGAGTGCCAGGCCTGTGAGGCCCAGGGAGCCGTGGATAGAGGTCGAGCTTAAGAGGCCGTGGCACGCGGATGTCGCCGAGCTATTCCCCTGTGTTGAGAGGATTGACGGCGTCACTGTGAGGCTCTCCTGCGGTAGCTTCCTAGAGAACTACAAGCTACTAGAGGGTGTTGTAATGGCGTCATACTCGCTGGAGCGCTAGAGCCCCTGCCCTAGCCTGGGGGCCTCGCCCTCGCGAGGGTCTCCCTTATTATTTTCGCGGCTGTGAATAGAGTCACCCCCGCGGGGTCGTGGGGCGGTGAAGCTTCGACCACGTCGAACGCTATTATATCCTCTGGGAGGCTCTTTATAATCCTCACTACCTCCCTGACGGAAAGGCCGCCGGGCTCGGGGTTGCCGACGCCGGGCGCATAGGCGGGGTCGAGCACGTCTAGATCGTAGGACACGTAGTAGGGTATACCTCTATTGAGGTGGCTGGCGAGGTCCTGGAAATCATCAACACCTATAACCGTGATGCCGCTTTCCTCTGCGAACTCGTGCTGGCCGGGTGTAGGAGCCCTAACGCCGGCGAGGACTATGTCGGAGGGTTTGACAAGGCCCTCCTCCACAATCCTCCTAAGGGTGCAGGCGTGGCTATACCTGTCGCCCTCGTACTCGCTGTAGAGGTCTGGATGGGCGTCGAGATAGACCAGCCCCAGCCTGCCTCTGTAAACCCTCCTGACTCCCCTTAGCGCCGCGATGGTTATCGAGTGGTCGCCTCCTAGGAAGAGGAAGAGCTTTCCTCCCCAATGGGATGCAACAGCCTCCTCTACAGCTCTGGCAACCCCCTCGAAGCTGGGTGCAGATACGTCGCCCAGGTCTATATACCGCCACCTGCTAGCCAGGTTGACGAGGTCCTCAGAGTAGCTGTTATAGAGTCTGGAGGAGGTGGCCTCCCGTATCGCGGGTGGCGCCTCAGCAGCTCCCCTCCTGTAGCTAGAGGACCCATCCCAGGCTACGCCCAGCAAGGCTAGATTCGGCTTTCCTGAGCTTGGTATGCCGAAGAGCAGGCTGTCCACCCCCGCTGGCCTAGGCTTTCCCGCCCGGCTGTATCCCACATTTATCTTTGATCACTCTTAGCACCCTCTCGAGGAGGGCTTTAGCCTCCTCTTCAGACCTGGCCTCAAGCATTACCCTGACCACAGGCTCGGTGCCGCTGGGCCTTACGAGCACCCAGTATCCATCAGCTATAACCTTCACCCCGTCTATCGTAACCATCCTCTCACCGCGGAACTCCCGTTTCACAGCCTCCACAGCGCAGAGAGCCTCCTCCCTGGAGGCAGGTATCTTAGTTTTAATCGGGTGGTAGCTGGGAAGCTTGTCGAGCATGGATGAGAGCTTCTCACCCGTCGCCCTCAGCATAGCTAGGAGTAGAGCGGCCTTCATCCCCCCATCCCTGACGTATTGGTGCGGGGGGTGCATGTACCCTCCGTTCTCCTCGAACGCGGCTATGCCTCCCATGCCAAGTATAGCCCTGGCTATTATCGGGGCCCCCACGGGGGTCCACACCACCTCTATACCCCTAGGCCTGAGATAGTCCTCCACAACTATGCTGCTAGACACGCCAGTGTAGACCTTGAGCGGGCCCTTCACTAGCCCCGCCTCGGCCACAAACCCCGCGAGGAGGGCGCCGCTCCTGTCGCCCCAAACCACCCTGCCCTTATCGTCTATAACAATAGCCCTGTCACCGTCGGCATCATGGCCTACGCCGAAGGCGGCGCCGGAGGACCTCGCCAGACTGGCCGCGGGTGCGAGTGTATCAGGCGTGGGCTCAGGCTCTCTGGCGGTGAATAGGGGGTCGGGATTGCAGCTGAGTGGTATGGGACTGGCTCCAAGCCTCTTCAATATCTCGATAGTAGTGAAGCTGGTAGCCCCTCCCCCACAGTCAACGACAATCCTCTCCCCCCCGCCTCGGCCTGAGTAGGCTGAGACGGCGTCGACAACCTTGCTGATGTAGTAGTCTATAGCGTCGTAAACCCTCCTAGGCTGGCGAGCCAGGCCCCGCCACTCCACGGTGTGGAACTTCCCCTCCCAGAACAGGGCTTCTATACCCTCCTCCACATCCCTAGGAACCTCTACTCCATCACCGCCAACAACCTTCACCCCATTATATTCGGGGGGGTTATGGCTCGCAGTTATCATAACCCCGCCGTCGAAACCATGATCCCTAACGTAAAGCTGTAGAGCAGGCGTGGGAAGAACACCGGCCAAATACACGTCAACACCCTCGAAAGCAAGGCCAGCGGCCACAATACCCTCGAAAAGCTCCCCCCCAGACCTGGTATCCCTGCCGACCAGAATCCTACTCCCTCTGCCGAAATAAGCACCAATAGCCCTGGCTAGCCTCAGAACAAACTCCGGGGTCAACTCGGACCCTATAACACCCCTAACACCATCCGTCCCGAAAAGCCTCTTAGACAAACCCCTCTACACCACTGGGAAACAGGGTCCGGCAGACGGATTAATAATATGGAGTAGGCCTCCCGCGGGTCACATACGTTTAGAAGCGGCTTTCAGCACTCAAGACCCTCCTCATCCCGCCCTTGGTTGGAGGGCGGTAGGGCCCGCTAGGTTCATCACTATTTGGTACGACACTAAATAAGAATTATTATGTTGTTTACGACGGTTTACGCCTTAGGCACCGGCGTAGGGGCCAGGAGCCCCCTAGACTCCAATAGGCGTATGAATTCTCTCATCCAGAAGGGTATGTCCGGCGGGTACCTCGAGCTGACAAGATTACCGTCCACTACAACAGGCTCGTCAACCCAGTTTCCTCCTGCGGCTATAACATCGTCCTTAACCCCCCAGAAGCTCGTAAGCCTTCTACCCTTTACAACGCCCGCGCTTATCAGGACCTGCGGGCCGTGGCAGATGGTAGCCACGGGCTTGTTGTTCTCGAAGAAGTGGCGCACTATATTCAGAGCCGCCTCATGAAGCCTAACCCTCTCGGGGGCCCTCCCGCCTGGTATGACCAGGACATCAAACTCCTCAGGCTTCACCTCGTCGAACGCCAGCCTCGCCTCAACCTTGTAACCCATCTTACCCCTAATCTCTCCTCTCTCCGGGGCTGCAACCAGGGTCTCGAAGCCCGCCTCCACTAGCCTATAATACGGGTATAGGAGCTCGACGTCCTCAAACCCGTCAGCAGATATTATGAGCGCCCTTGGCATCTCTCCCACCACTATAATACTAGTGTCCCCAGAAGAGGTTAAAACTAGCCGTGTATAAGGTAATGTAGGCTGAAGAACATAGATCCCCGGCTTCCAGCGTGTATAGCCTGTCGAAGAAAGGAAGTTGCCCTACAGTGTGACTCGGGCGTGAGGGTTGGGGAGAGGGCTTACGCCTCTACCGGATCCACCTTCACCCCGTACTTCTGCCTCCACTCCTCGAAAGCCTTCTTCTCCTCCTCGCTTAGCTCCCTGCCCAGCCTGTACCAGCCAGCCTTCTCTGTCTTCAGCTCTTCAGGCGCCTCCTCCACCTTGTAGATACAGTTCACCGGGCAGCTCTCTATACAGCTGAAGTCGTCCTGGCACTTCTCCCATATGAGCCTGGCCTTCATGTTCTCGTCGAACTCAAGGGCGTCGTAGGGGCACACCTCTATACATGCTCCACAGCTTATACAGGTGTCCTGGTCGATAGCCACCCTAACAAAGTTTGCTAAGCTGCTCATAGCACTCCACCACATGTAGACTAGCGACTTGTAGGGATTAATAAGAGTTAGTATAGTATAGCGGCGTTAACACTAGGCCTGCATCCTTTATGGGCCGTGCATTAAAGACGGGCCGGGGGGTCGCCCGGTATTATAGCCCCGTAGGGTGTAAATAGGTTTGGTGTGAACAGGGTGTCAGGCCTCGGAGAGTTTCTGGAGGAGATAGTTAAGGAGGCTTCCAGGAGGGGTTTCTCGGTTGAGAAGAGGAGCCAGCGGGGTGTTGTGTTGAGGTATGAGGATACGCCCCTCGCCCTGGAGGTGGCTACGGCTGGAGGATCTATTGTTGTTGATGCAGTTTCTCTCGGCGATGTGGAGGAGATTTTCGAGGATTATGAGGGCGACCAGGAGGAGCTTAGAAACAGGGTGGAGGAGCTGTTGGACGAGGTGGAGTCTCTGGGAGACCTAGTCTCCGGCCTTGCAAGGAAGTATGGTTTCCAAGTTGAAGCCAGGTATAGAAGGTCCCTGCTGGACTTCAGGGATGCTCTGGAGGACTATATAGAAGCCATGTCTTAGACTCCTAGCACCCTAGACTTGGCCGTCCTCAACGCCTCCTCAAAATCCTCAGCACCCTTGACAACACGGTGATAGGGTATGCCGAGGACCTCCTTCAAATCCCTCCTCAAATACCTGTAGTCCATGAGTATGTAGAGAGCCCTATCGTCAGGACCCCTAATACTTCTCCCAAGGGCCTGCCTAACCTTTATAATGGGGTTGACAAGGTAGACAAGCTTCTTAGCGTCGGATAGGCCGATCCTAGACGCCATGACCTCCAGATGCTTCCTCGTATAGTCGTCTGGCTGGGGGAAAGGGACTCCAACAATGATGACAGTTGACAGCAGGTTCTTTCCCTCGTAGTCAACGAACTC comes from the Aeropyrum camini SY1 = JCM 12091 genome and includes:
- a CDS encoding acetyl-CoA hydrolase/transferase C-terminal domain-containing protein; the encoded protein is MAASLRNKIVDPEDAARLVPRGGAVAFAGMGGTAYSKAFVKALKDRAEREGPLDLAVYSAGTTGPEHEESLAAAGIRRRIPYGASSPATKRLVNEGGFEACDMSLYKYSRLLRLGVIGVVDVAVVEATAVFDDGLVLSNSVDAAPAMVEAAEKVVVEVHTAKPVLHGLHDIFYPEPGRGVPPLESVAGRLGSRLLKIPWSKLAAIVLSREGEVGSRHYRPPDSMDARVAENIAEFLRGEAQRDPRIRGRLSTLQPGAGLVATVLADYSGDLGFRVRIWGEVAPIQWVARLGENVEAVSASVVYSVSGDEGLWSWFFSDYGELSGRLVLRPYEVTNSPEVLTRFYHMVVQQAIEVDIYGHANVSHIDSRLYAGVGGSVDHAWSSYLTILALPSITSKGIPRIVPLTAHVDSTEHDVDVIVTEQGWADLRGLSPRERAESIIDCCAHPSYADGLRRYLEKAGREGGHQPYSLEAVLEFMREYGKGG
- a CDS encoding HpcH/HpaI aldolase/citrate lyase family protein, translated to MWRSMLYVPGVDERKLRKSTTIEADAVIIDLEDSVPQGRKEEARRLVETLLGELEWGSDVCVRINNPASREGLRDLAAVTRWETVSCLLVPKAEARLDQVYGATGKSLVAIVETARGLLRVEEVASSEGLVALNWGPADLAASLGASVDPLDSGIYTPILRLTIAAAARAYGLEPLDKVYFKVGDLEGLGRECLEAKALGYSGKTVIHPSHVPIANEAFTPTKEEVERARLVVEAYEDAVRRGLGAVALEGELVDAVHYRLALNVLRRASRIGKVEESMRRENRGEGQA
- the tsaA gene encoding tRNA (N6-threonylcarbamoyladenosine(37)-N6)-methyltransferase TrmO, translated to MEVVLRPIGFVRHGLPDDSVKSSLEGVQGFIEVLPEYTPGLDGLEGFSHIVVIAYLHKARGRSLKVKPRGLLRLGFRLEDLPEVGVFATDSPSRPNPLALTIARLHGIEGGRLRVSGLDLYDGTPVLDIKPYTPSRRVEDLSLPLWYKRLMEEAARRDPRVREL
- a CDS encoding M55 family metallopeptidase, with the translated sequence MARFFVSVDAEGMPYSPSRVMMMPGDPLYGELRRIMTRVTNIVVEELFASGAEGVVVADSHGAMVNLDPFEIDGRAELVRGFPRPLAMINGARGCRAALFIGYHGSPQSGGVLGHTYAGRILQRVKVQGSEAATEYLLNTYALGEMGVPVVAVAGDSVLEEEVRRHTPWARFVALKRPASSLADVTPPWRMFEESLRRAVREAVAGESLESARPVRPREPWIEVELKRPWHADVAELFPCVERIDGVTVRLSCGSFLENYKLLEGVVMASYSLER
- the speB gene encoding agmatinase, with product MDSLLFGIPSSGKPNLALLGVAWDGSSSYRRGAAEAPPAIREATSSRLYNSYSEDLVNLASRWRYIDLGDVSAPSFEGVARAVEEAVASHWGGKLFLFLGGDHSITIAALRGVRRVYRGRLGLVYLDAHPDLYSEYEGDRYSHACTLRRIVEEGLVKPSDIVLAGVRAPTPGQHEFAEESGITVIGVDDFQDLASHLNRGIPYYVSYDLDVLDPAYAPGVGNPEPGGLSVREVVRIIKSLPEDIIAFDVVEASPPHDPAGVTLFTAAKIIRETLARARPPG
- the glmM gene encoding phosphoglucosamine mutase, yielding MSKRLFGTDGVRGVIGSELTPEFVLRLARAIGAYFGRGSRILVGRDTRSGGELFEGIVAAGLAFEGVDVYLAGVLPTPALQLYVRDHGFDGGVMITASHNPPEYNGVKVVGGDGVEVPRDVEEGIEALFWEGKFHTVEWRGLARQPRRVYDAIDYYISKVVDAVSAYSGRGGGERIVVDCGGGATSFTTIEILKRLGASPIPLSCNPDPLFTAREPEPTPDTLAPAASLARSSGAAFGVGHDADGDRAIVIDDKGRVVWGDRSGALLAGFVAEAGLVKGPLKVYTGVSSSIVVEDYLRPRGIEVVWTPVGAPIIARAILGMGGIAAFEENGGYMHPPHQYVRDGGMKAALLLAMLRATGEKLSSMLDKLPSYHPIKTKIPASREEALCAVEAVKREFRGERMVTIDGVKVIADGYWVLVRPSGTEPVVRVMLEARSEEEAKALLERVLRVIKDKCGIQPGGKA